TTCTTTGGCGAAAAAAGTAAACAATGAATACAATGACGCCTCCATCCAAGTTTTAGAAGGATTGGAAGCTGTACGAAAAAGACCAGGAATGTACATCGGCTCCACAGACAGCCGTGGATTACATCATTTAGTCTATGAAATCGTTGATAACGCAGTTGATGAAGCATTATCCGGTTACGGTAATGAAATCAGTGTGACGATCCAAAAAGATAATAGCATCAAAATAACTGACTCAGGTCGGGGAATGCCCGTTGGAATGCACGCGTCTGGAATCCCAACTGTAGAAGTAATCTTCACCGTACTTCACGCAGGAGGAAAATTTGGTCAAGGCGGCTATAAAACCTCTGGCGGATTGCATGGTGTGGGTGCCAGTGTTGTTAATGCATTGTCTAGCTGGTTAGAAGTTAGAATCGTTCGTGATGGTGTAGAATACATGGAACGTTTTGAGAATGGCGGAAAACCTGTAGGTACGCTAAAAAAAGTTGGAAAAACGAATAAAAAGAATGGAACATCTGTCATTTTCCTACCAGATGATACTATTTTTTCCACTATTCATTTTTCATACGATACATTAGCAGAGCGCTTAAGAGAATCTGCCTTCTTATTAAAAGGCGTAAAAATCTCCCTAACAGACCTCAGAGGTGAAGAGCCTAAAGAAGAAATTTTTCATTATGAAGAAGGTATCAAAGAATTCGTTGCCTATCTTAATGAAGAAAAAGATACCTTGACACCCGTTGTTTATTTTTCAGGTGAAAAGGACGGAATCGAAGTTGAACTTTCCTATCAATACAATGACGGCTATTCAGAAAATGTTCTTTCCTTTGTAAATAATGTCCGCACAAAAGATGGTGGAACCCATGAAGTCGGGATGAAGTCTTCAATGACGAAAGCATACAATGAATATGCTAGAAAAGTCGGATTATTAAAAGAAAAAGACAAAAATCTTGAGGGGAGTGACTTCCGTGAAGGATTAGCTGCTGTTTTATCAATCCGTGTTCCTGAAAATTTATTGCAATTTGAAGGTCAAACCAAAGAAAAATTAGGAACCCCAATGGCTCGAAATGCGGTAGATAACGTTGTGGGAGAACAGATGGGTTTTTATCTACAAGAAAACAGTGAAATGAGCCAACAATTGATTCGTAAAGCAATCAAAGCTCGTGAAGCTCGTGAAGCAGCTCGTAAAGCTCGTGAAGAAAGTCGAAATGGCAAAAAACGGAAAAAAGGGGAATCTCTTTTATCTGGAAAACTAACACCAGCGCAATCACGTAATCCCAAACGAAATGAATTATACTTAGTCGAAGGAGATTCTGCCGGGGGTTCAGCTAAACAAGGTCGGGATAGAAAGTTCCAAGCGATCTTACCGTTGCGTGGTAAAGTTCTAAATACTGAAAAAGCAAAAATGCAGGATATTTTGAAAAACGAAGAAATCAACACAATGATTTATACAATCGGAGCAGGTGTTGGACCAGAATTTTCAATTGAAGACTGTAATTATGATAAAGTTATTATCATGACCGATGCGGATACCGATGGTGCTCACATCCAAGTCTTATTACTAACATTCTTTTATCGTTATATGAAACCGCTGATTGAAGCAGGTAAAATTTACATTGCGTTGCCGCCTCTATATAAGGTATCAAAAGGGATCGGTAAAAAAGCAGTAACCGAATATGCTTGGACAGACGAAGAATTATCTAACGTAACAGAACAAGTCGGTAAAGGCTATATGCTACAACGCTACAAAGGTCTAGGGGAAATGAACGCAGATCAGCTGTGGGAGACCACAATGGACCCTGAGACACGTACTTTGATCCGTGTAAGAATAGATGATGCTGCGCAAGCAGAACGCCGTGTAACGACTCTTATGGGCGATAAAGTCGAACCAAGAAGAAAATGGATCGAGCGCCATGTACAATTTACTTTAGAAGAAGATGGCAGCATCTTAGATAGAAAAGATGGCGAGACGGAGATTTCACCATCCATTTCAAATGAAGTACTAGATGAAGAAAAAAAAGAAGAAACTGAACGTATAAATGCAGAGGCCGAA
This sequence is a window from Enterococcus sp. 7F3_DIV0205. Protein-coding genes within it:
- the parE gene encoding DNA topoisomerase IV subunit B, whose product is MAKKVNNEYNDASIQVLEGLEAVRKRPGMYIGSTDSRGLHHLVYEIVDNAVDEALSGYGNEISVTIQKDNSIKITDSGRGMPVGMHASGIPTVEVIFTVLHAGGKFGQGGYKTSGGLHGVGASVVNALSSWLEVRIVRDGVEYMERFENGGKPVGTLKKVGKTNKKNGTSVIFLPDDTIFSTIHFSYDTLAERLRESAFLLKGVKISLTDLRGEEPKEEIFHYEEGIKEFVAYLNEEKDTLTPVVYFSGEKDGIEVELSYQYNDGYSENVLSFVNNVRTKDGGTHEVGMKSSMTKAYNEYARKVGLLKEKDKNLEGSDFREGLAAVLSIRVPENLLQFEGQTKEKLGTPMARNAVDNVVGEQMGFYLQENSEMSQQLIRKAIKAREAREAARKAREESRNGKKRKKGESLLSGKLTPAQSRNPKRNELYLVEGDSAGGSAKQGRDRKFQAILPLRGKVLNTEKAKMQDILKNEEINTMIYTIGAGVGPEFSIEDCNYDKVIIMTDADTDGAHIQVLLLTFFYRYMKPLIEAGKIYIALPPLYKVSKGIGKKAVTEYAWTDEELSNVTEQVGKGYMLQRYKGLGEMNADQLWETTMDPETRTLIRVRIDDAAQAERRVTTLMGDKVEPRRKWIERHVQFTLEEDGSILDRKDGETEISPSISNEVLDEEKKEETERINAEAEAAEEISLFDLE